The Ananas comosus cultivar F153 linkage group 4, ASM154086v1, whole genome shotgun sequence region TTTCGGAACCAACATAGCAGGTTTCAGCCCTACAGCTTCATGTGCTACTCCTTTATCAACTGCAGGCCCCACGATGGCTTCTCGCTTGGCACGCTTTCTTCTACTGGTATCATCACGATCTTCCTGGTAAAATCAAATGCGATAAGCATGTCAAAGGACTCATTGGTaataaatagaaagaaaaggaatgtaACAGGACCACATATAGAAGAGAACTGCTTTGATCACCCCAAAAGATTCCACAGAGTGCAGTTCACTAGTCAAGTTCTACATTTAAGATGGATATCTAATCTAATTAACTGCAAGGATAACTGATAGAGTGCACATTGAACTATCAAAGTATATCCTGAGGTACCCCGAGCAGTACTCAAAAGAGAAACTACAGGTAATAGATGAGTACATCTGAGGACTCCATCTCAGATTCATCACTTGAAAGATCAGTCAACTGAGGTTTTGTAGAACTGGGgggtggtggcggtggtggaGGCGCAGGCACTTGCGGTGGCAGAGGTGGAGTTGGTAAAGCCATGCGAAATGGAGCTGGAATGTTCATTTTGTTCATCAAATGCAAAACCTGCCAAGATTATGACAACGTtccatgtaaataatttaaatagcaTTAAGCGATCAAAACTGTTCACACAATTTTTCATTTATAGTTGTACACAGAAAGATAAAAGATGGTAAAGGCATAAACCATCTACAACCTGTGTATAAAAACGAGGAACAGCAATTAGGGCATTCACAATGTTGGTCAATATGTTCCCATCAGGAGGTGGGTATTCATACCTGTAAAAGAACGACATTTGCCAGATGAGACAAAAATATCTAAGTCGGAACTTCTTAATACATCATTTACAACATTGTGACTCTAATGTACTTATATCTAAAACCTACATTTTGGAAACCTCACAGGTATAAGAGGCAATCCATCAGTGATCGAGAGGAATATTTAGAGACCAAATATGTTACTAATACATACTGATATAGGACTAAATCCAAGTCAAACTACGACAAAAGACAAGCCATTCGAACCAAACAATGTAATTGAGTTTTCATttctaaataaaacaataaagaaGTTCAGCTCCAAACAAATAAAAGTGCTCCTCATCAACCAAATTATGTAGCCCCTTAACCCATTTCAGCTCTCAAATGAATTTTAGATTACGACAATAACTTAGTAGTAGGTAAGAAACTTCCTATAAATCCCTTTCTCAAGTTGCTTCTGATGGCTTTATGTTTTAATCTGTTTAACAGGCAATACAAACTTGAggaaatattaaaattctaaaaagctCTAACAGAGTATGGTTGAATCAatcaatttttttcaatattaagcATGATAAATGACTTTCCATGACTGATGAAATGATGTCGTACTCAAGATGAGGAGGAAATGAGTAGTCCACACCAAGCCTTGGAGCAATTGGTTCACCCCCATGTGTCAAGTTATTTGTGTTTTTACTGGAGTCTTTTAGAAGGGAGATTGGTGGATGAGATGAGCCTTTCACCAATTGATCTTGATGGTGTTGATGTTGATTTGAGTTCTTCAAATTTCCTTGGTTTGCTCTCTCGacaattaaaactttaccaAGAAACCTCAATCTGAGAATCACCTCAGCCAACAAGAAAGAGCCaaagggaaaaaagaacaaaattattAGACGTAAGAAACAGCTATAAATGGCATTCATCAGATATGTCGAGCTTAACAGTGAAAAAAATTGCCCTAATGTAATAATTAAAAGGAAACCCAGTTTATCAAATACCCTTATATAAATCTCAACCTGAAAATCACATCAGCCAACAAGggccaaatataaaaaatacattaGATGGAAGAAACAACTAAAagttgcgtttattggaagcttAATAGCGAATAAAATCGCCCTAACAGAACAATTAAAACAAACCCAGTTTATCAAAAATCCATATATTTCAGATTTTGAATCAGTAGTAATCAAATGTGGATACACGCATCTCATAGTCCAGCTGGCGTATATATTTTCATCGGAGACTTTAAGGTCCAGGGTTCAAACCCTGGACATTGTGCTTCTCTTGGGTACTATGGCAGGTTGCATATAGGCTTCCCAAAAAAAGTAAGCAATGAATAGTTGAAATATTGAATCTTAGCTGCGTAGTATACATGCCTGTTCAATTGTGACAGCGCTTGATTAGCTAACATTTCATCCTTAAAATCCACAAATGCACAATTCCTCAACctgaaaagagaaaaggagaaaaggcAATCCCAAACAGTAGGGAAGGGCAGATATACAGAGACATGAATAACAAGAATGAGTAACAAAGTTGCTTCTTAGGTTGCTCTACAGAGATGATAATGCTAGGAAACACTGTTATCACCATCAATGCCcgcaatttaaaaaaaaaataaaaaaataactgtcAGGAAATTAGAAAGTTCTAGAATTTTGTACCATTATCACCATCAATGCCCCGAAAAATGAAGAACTCTTAAGCTAACGAATTCCAGAAGAACAGATAACTACATAAGCACATCttctttacaaattaaatatatgaagCCTAGTTAACACAATTATCACCATCAGAATATAACACATCTCAAAGAAATGAAATCAAGAACAAAGAATCCCAAGATATAGCATCACTATCACCATCACAATGGCAAATCTTGATGTAAATCAAATCAATAAATCAATAAGaccaagaagaaaaggaagaaaaagaagtaggagaagaagaagcggcAGCAGCTTAAATAGCACCATTATCACCGACACATTTTGatagaagtgaaaaaaaaaaaaaaaaaatcaagggaGGAGGTGGAGCAGGAAGCAATGTACCTTGGCAGGATTATCACCAACAGCTGGCATGTTGATgcaaatcaaataaatgaaatcaagaagaagaagacgacagTGTAGCAGCATAACCACCACTAATTATCTAACAATTCTtgaaacaaatcaaataaatgcaATTTAGAACAAAGAATCCCACGCAGCATCATTACCGCAATCAAAATATGGCACATCTTTgatacaaatcaaataaatgtaatcaagaaaaagaagaagaggccTACGTTTACTCCATCATCAGCATCAACACATGACACATTTTGAGACAATACAaattaacaacaacaacaacaacaatcacCATGAGCTTACGTCGCATCCAGGTAGAAATCAAAGCAATGGAATCAATAATCGAGGGTTCGGGGGTAGGTGGTACCTTCCACCGGCGCAGGGTCGCACAGAGGAAGCGCCGTAGTGGGAGAAGAGGCGAGAAAGCATCTCGTCCGGTATCGCCTCCGGGAGGTGCCGCACCAGAAgcgtcgccgtcgccggcgccggcgccggccccGGCCCGCCGCCGCGCGGTTCATCTTGCGGCGGCACCGGGGGGGCGGAGGGGTCGTGGAGCGCATAGGAGGATGAGGTGCTCGCCATGGTGATCGCTCTTAGTCCCACTCTCTTTTatggtttctagggtttttcaaACTACGTCTTCGTTCCCCCTTCGTTAATGGCGTTGCGTCGGGGACTCGGAGGGAGGGTTAAGAAGAGCAAACGAGGAGATTTGAGAAATGTAATGGGCCATTATGGCCCTCTTATTGGGCcatttcgatttgaaattttgacCGTTGGGCCCAGACTATTGGATGGATATCCTTCGCAGTTGCACACTATTGATAGCGGCCCAATCAGATCGATCcctccatttttatttttttttattttttggctgTGAGGGTGATGTTTCTAGTAGAACCAATTGGTTTTGTTGaaaattacgaaaaaaaaattgtattatacacgagataaaatataataaacttattttatttgtttagtgAGTCTATGAAAATATAACTTATATAACCctagcagaaaataaaaaatatatctccGGCtaagttgcttcacattttagGCTAAATAGCAAAGAGTTttatagttggtatccgaggtcccgaTCTTAAAGCCTATAATAGTTTTATaatttcagttaagtttattctgaaaataaatgaataaaatagtAGTATGCTAAGTAGTAAGTACCATTTCCTCGAAACCAAATAAGCTATTTCTATATGTACTATCTGAGAAGCTGCATGGCTCAAATCCATTATTTATGAAACACATACGCAGGGTTTTATACCCTGAATCCCTGATCTCTCAGATAGCACCTCCTTTAACAATAAACTCGTCTAAACAGCGGTTGCTGTGAATTATTTGATCATCTGAATTAATGGTTGACACCTGATGATGTGATCCTAGAGGTTTTGGGTTTAGATTGTGAAACTCAATAAACATAATTACCAAATCCATTTTTGACATATCTATTACttaataaaaaaggtaaaaacatatagaacttaCAAAAACTATGAATCTTGATTGTAGAccgtaatattttaatttgtttgatttggattAGCCAACgctattttaactttaaaatctaagctaattatttacCGACTATTCCTAGcataagtggcaaagaatttggtggctggtatccgaggtcccgagttcgaatcctaattgattcgcATATTCAGCTAATTTTTCGTGGGTAGctactctcaaaaaaaatatatatatatctaagcTATTTAAACTCAAAATGGTCCTAGCTAGTTGG contains the following coding sequences:
- the LOC109709531 gene encoding U11/U12 small nuclear ribonucleoprotein 65 kDa protein — protein: MASTSSSYALHDPSAPPVPPQDEPRGGGPGPAPAPATATLLVRHLPEAIPDEMLSRLFSHYGASSVRPCAGGRLRNCAFVDFKDEMLANQALSQLNRLRFLGKVLIVERANQGNLKNSNQHQHHQDQLVKGSSHPPISLLKDSSKNTNNLTHGGEPIAPRLGVDYSFPPHLEYEYPPPDGNILTNIVNALIAVPRFYTQVLHLMNKMNIPAPFRMALPTPPLPPQVPAPPPPPPPPSSTKPQLTDLSSDESEMESSDEDRDDTSRRKRAKREAIVGPAVDKGVAHEAVGLKPAMLVPKEVLKIKKKNPVLQIKIGSKPMQKEIAEHENNTKELAREEEHLQQKHFATPQEIESGKLPPEEILSLPMFKNYTPGNPAAVLYIKNLAKDVVPDDFYFIFGSLFESVDAARSGLHIKLMQEGRMRGQAFVTFPSVDLAQHALNLANGYVFKGKAMIIQFGRNPVAGKAT